A genome region from Eurosta solidaginis isolate ZX-2024a chromosome 2, ASM4086904v1, whole genome shotgun sequence includes the following:
- the Cog3 gene encoding conserved oligomeric Golgi complex subunit 3, whose amino-acid sequence MDDVAVVQSENENLRKVRMRLLQWVSSIDALAALSPLQLECLDVITSECRSDDSQIPTDAAAIKSSPAKSTIELNTKQQQICIAASASAQELEALPSPGINNTKDFLLWYDRVNEEIMRNADTQHYQYLQQLEQRKTECSEILQQIDSALQQLSSLKSEYEMVSQNTSALNTASEKLTEEQQRLQKLGEEIQRRLHYFNQVELLHQRLQSPTLSVASDAFRDCLDRIDECLEYLRANPKFKDATSYSVKYKHCLAKAVTLIKNYTTVVMSQATAATLHPKQQHATKTLQSTSTDGEKKTRTVTPVKSSPDAAFALYYGKYQTAAIKIKRIAQLVESRVERSSEYEQLLGEMHQNYLSERATIMSPAVNKAIQELKAAHKGDHCALTRGSCAFLVHVCQDEQRLFFQFFALGSDQLTTYLEGLCTILYDTMRPFIIHINHLETLAEICSILRIEMLEEHVQQNPGALEAFSNTANQLLQDVQERLVFRAHLYLQSDILNYNPSAGDLAYPDKLEMMESIALSLQEPQNMRRYDSRSSLNSSISSAIETESVDTAYRARNINSSPADMHGMWYPTVRRTLVCLSRLYRCVDRPIFQGLSQEALKLCIQSVSAAAAKISAAKTPIDGELFEIKHLLILREQIAPFRVDFTIKETSLDFSKVKTAAFGLLHKRKQLFTMGSTNALLEFLLEGTPQIKEHLLDSRKEVDRQLKMVCEQFIKDAVHMLVSPILQFLDKAQALLQTKNGSKTSATAATNEKEGGSASTNLNYALRQSAWASPQHISGIIQESQRLIKNKLSILQRSMQLYLSNRDTEFIIFRPIRNNIIQSFVKLEQLLTTNGYSNDDMTITGCPSAEQVSILLSSASILATEGIVNFSAAQRKLSTASNDEALNSSAPPSRRISYEKRVSFEVGVPGATAVIMENLPEMPESGSSATSPTRTLKSENNNNAEDAAGVEVNI is encoded by the exons ATGGATGACGTTGCGGTGGTCCAGAGTGAAAATGAGAATCTACGCAAAGTGCGTATGAGATTGCTGCAATGGGTATCCAGTATTGATGCATTGGCTGCATTGAGTCCACTACAATTAGAATGCTTAGATGTGATAACGAGCGAGTGTCGGAGTGATGATAGTCAG ATTCCGACAGATGCTGCTGCTATCAAATCGAGTCCTGCAAAATCGACAATTGAATTaaatacaaaacaacaacaaatatgcataGCGGCTAGTGCCAGTGCACAGGAATTAGAAGCATTGCCATCGCCTGGTATTAACAATACTAAAGATTTCCTTCTTTGGTATGATCGTGTCAATGAAGAAATTATGCGCAATGCCGACACACAGCATTATCAATACCTGCAACAATTGGAGCAACGCAAAACTGAGTGTAGTGAAATCTTGCAGCAGATAGACTCAGCATTGCAGCAACTCTCCTCATTGAAAAGTGAATATGAAATGGTATCACAAAATACTAGTGCATTAAATACAGCTAGCGAAAAGTTGACCGAGGAACAACAGCGACTACAAAAACTTGGTGAAGAAATACAACGACGATTACATTATTTCAATCAAGTTGAATTGTTGCATCAGCGGTTGCAAAGTCCCACATTATCAGTAGCAAGTGACGCTTTTCGTGATTGTTTGGATCGCATCGATGAATGTTTGGAGTATCTTAGAGCTAAT CCCAAGTTCAAAGATGCTACCAGCTATTCAGTAAAATATAAGCATTGTTTAGCGAAAGCGGTGACATTAATAAAAAACTACACGACTGTTGTTATGTCACAAGCTACTGCTGCCACATTGCATCCGAAGCAACAACATGCAACAAAAACTTTACAAAGCACCTCAACGGATGGTGAAAAGAAAACGCGTACAGTTACTCCTGTAAAATCTTCGCCCGATGCTGCTTTCGCTTTGTATTATGGCAAATATCAAACGGCAGCTATAAAAATTAAACGCATAGCACAATTAGTTGAATCACGCGTGGAACGTAGCTCTGAATATGAGCAATTGCTTGGGGAAATGCATCAAAATTATCTGAGTGAGCGAGCAACAATAATGTCACCAGCTGTAAATAAGGCGATACAAGAGTTAAAGGCCGCACATAAGGGTGATCATTGCGCGTTGACGCGTGGTTCTTGCGCATTCCTCGTGCATGTGTGTCAAGATGAGCAGAGATTATTCTTTCAATTCTTTGCTCTAGGAAGTGACCAATTGAC CACATACTTAGAGGGGCTTTGCACAATCTTGTATGACACAATGCGACCATTCATCATACATATAAATCACTTAGAGACATTGGCAGAAATTTGCTCGATTTTGCGTATTGAAATGCTGGAGGAGCATGTCCAACAAAATC CCGGTGCTTTGGAAGCTTTTTCTAATACAGCAAATCAACTACTACAGGATGTTCAGGAGAGACTGGTTTTTCGTGCGCATTTGTATTTACAAtcagatattttaaattataatcCCTCGGCTGGTGATTTGGCTTATCCTGATAAATTGGAGATGATGGAG AGCATCGCTTTATCACTACAGGAACCGCAAAATATGCGCCGCTATGACTCACGTTCTTCACTCAATTCCAGTATTTCAAGTGCAATAGAAACCGAAAGTGTTGATACCGCATATAGAGCACGAAATATAA attCATCACCTGCCGATATGCACGGCATGTGGTATCCCACTGTACGCCGCACCTTAGTATGTCTTTCGCGGCTTTATCGCTGTGTGGATCGTCCAATATTTCAAGGATTGTCACAAGAAGCGCTCAAATTATGCATACAAAGTGTATCTGCAGCTGCGGCGAAAATTTCAGCTGCTAAA ACCCCTATTGATGGTGAACTTTTCGAAAtcaaacatttacttatattacGCGAACAAATTGCACCTTTTCGTGTTGATTTCACTATCAAAGAGACTTCATTGGATTTTAGTAAAGTTAAAACTGCCGCCTTTGGTTTGCTACACAAACGCAAACAACTGTTCACTATGGGCAGTACTAATGCTTTACTCGAATTTCTGCTCGAAGGTACACcacaaataaaagaacatttactTGATTCACGTAAAGAAGTCGATCGTCAGCTGAAAATGGTCTGTGAACAGTTTATTAAAGATGCAGTGCATATGCTTGTATCGCCAATTTTACAATTTTTGGATAAAGCGCAAGCGCTATTACAAACCAAGAATGGTAGCAAGACATCGGCAACAGCTGCGACGAATGAAAAGGAGGGCGGCAGCGCTTCTACAAATCTAAATTATGCGTTACGTCAGAGCGCATGGGCAAGCCCACAGCATATTAGTGGTATCATACAAGAGTCGCAacgtttaattaaaaataaattgtccATATTGCAACGTTCCATGCAATTGTATTTGAGCAATCGTGATACGGAGTTTATAATATTTCGACCTATACGT AATAACATAATTCAATCATTTGTTAAACTGGAACAACTGCTCACTACAAATGGTTACAGCAACGATGATATGACCATAACCGGTTGTCCAAGCGCCGAACAGGTGTCCATACTATTATCCAGTGCCAGCATACTTGCCACTGAGGGTATTGTTAACTTCTCAGCCGCACAACGTAAACTTAGTACCGCTTCAAATGACGAGGCGCTAAACAGCAGTGCGCCACCATCGCGTAGAATAAGCTATGAGAAGCGTGTATCATTTGAAGTGGGTGTGCCCGGAGCAACGGCAGTGATTATGGAAAATCTACCCGAAATGCCCGAATCGGGCTCGTCAGCTACATCACCCACTCGCACTTTGAAatccgaaaataataataatgctgAAGATGCTGCGGGTGTAGAAGTGAATATATAA